From the Lolium rigidum isolate FL_2022 chromosome 2, APGP_CSIRO_Lrig_0.1, whole genome shotgun sequence genome, one window contains:
- the LOC124688267 gene encoding MADS-box transcription factor 57-like has product MGRGKIVIRRIDNSTNRQVTFSKRRGGLLKKAKELSILCDAEVGLVVFSSTGRLYEFCSTNMKSVIDRYSKAKEEQPAGLDATSQTKLWQREAASLRQQLHNLQESHKQLMGEELSSLGVTDLQGLENRLEMSLRSIKTRKDHLMRSEIEELHRKGSLIHQENVELCRSLNIMSQQKMELSRQLQSCQAANKSSSTPYSFLQAANIPADVEPSQSQQKEHGHNKTGVPELG; this is encoded by the exons ATGGGGAGGGGGAAGATAGTGATTAGGAGGATCGACAACTCGACGAACAGACAGGTGACGTTCTCGAAGCGGCGGGGCGGGCTGCTCAAGAAGGCGAAAGAGCTCTCCATCCTCTGTGACGCCGAGGTCGGACTCGTCGTCTTCTCCAGCACCGGCAGGCTATACGAGTTCTGCAGCACCAA CATGAAATCTGTGATAGACCGGTATTCCAAGGCAAAAGAGGAGCAGCCAGCTGGCTTGGATGCAACTTCACAAACTAAG CTCTGGCAAAGGGAGGCAGCAAGCTTGAGGCAGCAACTGCACAACTTGCAAGAAAGTCACAA GCAACTAATGGGAGAGGAGCTTTCTAGCCTAGGTGTCACAGACCTGCAGGGTTTAGAGAATCGGCTTGAAATGAGTCTACGCAGCATCAAAACAAGGAAG GACCACCTTATGAGAAGTGAAATTGAAGAGTTACACAGGAAG GGAAGTTTAATCCACCAGGAAAACGTGGAACTCTGTCGAAGTTTGAACATCATGTCACAACAGAAAATGGAACTGTCTAGACAG CTTCAGAGCTGTCAAGCggcaaataaaagctctagcactccCTACAGCTTTTTACAAGCTGCGAATATCCCTGCTGATGTTGAACCAAGTCAATCACAACAAAAGGAACATGGGCACAACAAAACAGGAGTTCCTGAATTGGGGTAA